In one window of Prevotella sp. E13-17 DNA:
- the folD gene encoding bifunctional methylenetetrahydrofolate dehydrogenase/methenyltetrahydrofolate cyclohydrolase FolD, whose amino-acid sequence MQLIDGKATAAAIKAEIAEEVKNIVANGGKRPHLAAVLVGHDGGSETYVKNKVLACEACGFKSTLIRYEDNVTEEELLACVDKLNKDEDVDGFIVQLPLPKHIDEQKIIEAIDYRKDVDGFHPINVGRMAIGLPCFISATPLGIITLLKRYGIETSGKKCVVLGRSNIVGKPMAQLMMQKQYGDSTVTVCHSRSKTLKEECRAADIIIAAIGSPEFVTADMVKEGAVIVDVGTTRVPDATRKSGFRLTGDVKFDEVAPKCSFITPVPGGVGPMTICSLMKNTLAAGKKEYYR is encoded by the coding sequence ATGCAACTAATAGACGGAAAAGCAACAGCGGCTGCCATCAAGGCAGAAATCGCAGAAGAGGTGAAAAACATAGTAGCCAATGGAGGTAAGCGACCTCATTTGGCAGCTGTGTTGGTGGGTCACGATGGCGGTTCGGAAACCTATGTGAAGAATAAGGTTCTTGCCTGTGAGGCTTGTGGATTCAAATCGACCCTTATTCGTTATGAAGATAACGTCACAGAGGAAGAACTCTTGGCTTGTGTTGATAAGCTGAACAAGGACGAAGATGTTGATGGATTTATCGTACAGTTGCCCTTGCCAAAGCATATTGATGAACAAAAAATCATCGAAGCAATTGACTACCGTAAGGATGTGGATGGTTTCCATCCTATCAACGTGGGTCGAATGGCAATTGGTCTGCCTTGTTTTATATCGGCTACTCCATTGGGCATCATTACTCTGTTGAAGCGTTATGGCATTGAGACATCGGGCAAGAAGTGTGTTGTTCTGGGTAGAAGTAATATTGTTGGCAAACCAATGGCACAGCTCATGATGCAGAAACAATACGGAGACTCAACTGTGACCGTGTGCCACTCACGCTCAAAAACATTGAAGGAAGAGTGTCGTGCTGCCGATATTATTATTGCAGCTATTGGTAGTCCTGAGTTTGTGACTGCCGACATGGTGAAAGAGGGTGCTGTTATCGTTGATGTAGGCACAACACGTGTGCCCGATGCAACCCGCAAGAGTGGCTTCCGACTGACTGGCGATGTGAAGTTCGATGAGGTCGCCCCTAAGTGTTCGTTCATCACACCCGTTCCTGGTGGCGTAGGTCCTATGACTATTTGTTCGCTGATGAAGAATACACTGGCTGCAGGCAAGAAGGAATATTATCGATAA
- a CDS encoding tetratricopeptide repeat protein → MKTENLELDTAQEWYERGNAFRKESQWHEAINCYIRAIELDPDSPAVEAKRMLDDIMAYYCKDMYNP, encoded by the coding sequence TTGAAAACAGAAAACTTAGAGCTTGATACCGCCCAAGAGTGGTATGAACGTGGCAATGCCTTCCGTAAGGAATCACAATGGCACGAAGCCATCAACTGTTATATCCGAGCCATAGAGCTTGACCCCGACAGTCCAGCTGTCGAGGCCAAGCGTATGCTCGATGATATTATGGCCTATTATTGCAAGGATATGTATAATCCATAG